Below is a window of Terriglobia bacterium DNA.
CTCGCGGTCTCCCGGGCGTCGCGGGCGCGCTCCCCTTCCTCGCCGGAGAGGTGGAGCGGGTGGCCGACGACGATCCGGGAAACCCCGTGGCCTGCCACGAGCTTCGCGACCGCCCGGACGACCTCGCGGCTCCCCGTCCGCGCGAGGTTCCCCGCGGGCTGCGCGGTGAATCCCAGCTCGTCCGAGAGCGCCAGGCCGATGCGAGCGTCACCCAGGTCGAGCGCCAGGACGCGCCCGCGCACCAGGGTCACGGCCCGGTCCCGCCTTGCGAAGCGGGGGCCCCGGCGGAAGGAGGGGCCGCTCCCGCACTCGCCGGCTTCGCCTTCGCGAGGGCCGCCTGGACCCAGTGCAGCATGTCCGGATCGTCGGGATAGCGGCCGGTCAGGAAGTAGAGGTAGCTCTCCTCCGAGACCACACGGTTCTGCGCGTCGAGGAACGCGCGCGTCTCGCCGATCCGCTTCCCCTGGTTCCCCGTGTAGACGATCCGAGTCGAACCCTCGACTTCTTCGTTGCCGCTCGCCGTCCCGCCGTACGCCCCGAACACGAAGTCGATCCCGGGGACGTCACGGACGACCTGGCGGGCGTCGAATCCGCTCAGCTCGCCGAGCAGCACCACGACGTCCGAGGCCTTGCGGACCTCCGGCAGGTAGCGGCGCACCCTCTCCGCCGGCTGGGCGATGGCGAGATTGCTTCCCGCGGGGCCCGCCTTGAGGAACACCGGGTTGTAGCGGACGACGCTCATCACGCCGACGCGCACCGGAGGCTTCCCGCCGCCCCGCCGTGCCTCGACGATCACGTACGGCTTGAACACCGGATCGCTCGACCCCTTCCGCACGAGGTTCGTCGAGACGAAGTCGAACGGCACGCCGTGCGTCTTCTTGGCCAGCTCGTCGTAACCCAGCACGAGATCGCGCTCGGCGACGCCCGCCGCGGAGTACCCGAGACGGCCCATCCCCTCGAGAAGCGCGGTCGTCTTCGCGTCGCCCTCGGGCGACGGGTTGTCCGAGAAGTTGCCCGAGTCGAGGAGCACGATGGCCGCGTCGGGAAATTTCTGCTGCAGCTGCTTCTTGAGCCAGGCCCGCCGGGCCAGGCCCCCCGCGGGGTTCAACTTTCACCCGCACGGCTCCAGGTAGCCGATGACGTCCCCGGTGTACAGCAGGATCAGATCGGGAGCGCTCCCTGCGGCCACCAGCACGTCGGACGGGGGTTCCAGGCTCCGCGCGGGGGGACCGGTCGTGGGCGCCTGAGGGGTCTCGGCGCGGGCGCCGAGCGCCGCGGCCGCGACGAGAGCCGACAAGGCGAGTACCGACCATCGTCTCATCTCGTGTTCCCTCTCCTCGATCGCCCCCGGCCCAGAAGCGGCGATTATAGGAGTCCACTCCCCGAGGCGCCAACGGGCCCGGCGGTTGACAGGGGGACCGGCCGGCCGGGAAGATGAAGCGTGCCACTCTTCCTCGCCTCGGCCTCTCCGCGGCGCCTCGCGCTGCTCCTCGAGTCCGGCCTCGACCCGGTTCCGTGCCCCACCGGCGTGCCCGAGGAGCCGCTCCCGGGCGAGTCCGCGGAGGCTCACGTCCTCCGCCTCGCGTCGGCGAAGGGAAGGCACGCGCTGGCCCGCCTCGCGGCGAGCCGGGCCACGGGCCTCGTCCTCGCGGCGGACACCGCGGTGGTGCTGGGAGGCGCGATTCTCGGAAAGCCCGCCGACGACGCCGACGCCGCCGCCATGCTGCGCCGGCTATCCGGCCGAGCCCACGAGGTGCTGACCGGGGTCTTCCTCGCCCGGATCGGCGACGCCCGTCACGCGGAAGCCGTGGAATCGACCCGTGTGACGTTCCGGCCCTTCGGGGAGTCGACCGTCCTCTGGTACGTAGGGACCGGCGAGCCGCGGGACAAAGCGGGAGCGTACGGGATCCAGGGCCGAGGCGCGGCGCTCGTCCTCGGGATCGAGGGCTCGTGGTCGAACGTGGTCGGACTGCCGCTCGAGATCCTGCCGCGGCTCTACGCGGCGATCGGCGAGCCCTGGCCCGCGGCGGCGTCCCCCCCGCGTCCGGAGTGACCGCGCTCCGTGCCGCGACCCGGTCAGGGCCTCCACCTGAGCTTCGGCTTCCTCGCCGCCGCGGTCTCGTCGAGACGACGCAGCGGAGTGGTGTGCGGAGCGCTCTTGACCAGCTCCGGGTCCGTTCGAGCCTCCTCGACGATCGCCTTGATCGCGGCGACGAACGCGTCGAGCTCCTCCCGGCTTTCCGTCTCGGTCGGCTCGATCATCATCGCGCCGTGAACGATCAACGGGAAGTAGACGGTCGGCGGGTGGAAGCCGTAGTCCATCAGCCGCTTCGCGATGTCCAGGGTCCTGACCCCGGTCTCCCTCTCGAGATCGTGGTCGGCGAACACCACCTCGTGGAAGGACGGGGAGGCGTAGGGCAGCGTGAGCACCCCCAGGAGCCCCTTCCTCACGTAGTTCGCGTTGAGGATGGCGGTCAGGCCGGTCTCCCTGAGACCGCGGGCGCCGAGCGCGCGGATGTAGGCGTACGCCCTGACGAACATCCCGAAGTTCCCGTGGAACGACCGGACCCTTCCGATGCTGTGCGGTCGATCGTGCTCGAGCCGGTAGGCGCCCGACTCCTTCACGACGCGCGGAACCGGCAGGTACGGCTCGAGGTGCCGCTTGACCGCGACCGCGCCGGCCCCCGGCCCGCCGCCGCCGTGCGGCGTCGAGAACGTCTTGTGCAGGTTGAGGTGCATGACGTCGACGCCGGCGTCCCCCGGGCGGGTGATGCCGATCATCGCGTTCATGTTCGCGCCGTCCATGTAGAGCATGGCGCCGCGCTCGTGGAGGATCCGCGCGATCTCGACGAGATCCTCCTCGAACACCCCCAGCGTGTTCGGGTTCGTCACCATCAGCGCCGCGACGGTTCCGTCGACGCGGCGTCTCAGCGCTTCGAGATCCACGCACCCCTTGGCGTTCGAGGGAATCTCCTCGACGCCGTATCCCGAGAACGACGCCGTCGCCGGGTTGGTGCCGTGCGCCGAATCGGGAACGAGGATGATCTTGCGCGGGTCGCCCCGGGCTCCGAGGCAGGCCCGCACCAGCATGATTCCGGTGAGCTCGCCGTGCGCCCCCGCCGCCGGTTGGAGCGTGACCGCGTCCATCCCCGTGATCGTGGCCAGGAGCCCTTCCAGCTCGTGCATCAGCTCGAGGCAGCCCTGGGCCAGTTCCTCCGGAGCGTAAGGGTGGACCCGCGCGAAGCCGGGAAGCCGGGCGGCCCACTCGTTCAGCTTCGGGTTGTACTTCATCGTGCACGAGCCGAGTGGGTAAAGACCCCTGTCCACCGCGTAGTTGAGCATCGAGAGGCGGGTGAAGTGGCGGACGACCTCGGGCTCGGACAGCTCGGGCATCCCGTCCACCCGCTCCCGGAGGAGCCCGGGCTCGATGGGGTCCGCGGCGTCCGGCACGTCGAGGGGCGGAAGGTCGATTCCGATCCGCCCGGGCCCCCCCTCTTCGAACAGGAGGCCCGACCGATCGCGGCTCCGCCGGGCGCGCGCCGCGGGGGTCTCCGATGTGCCGTCCA
It encodes the following:
- the ruvX gene encoding Holliday junction resolvase RuvX; this translates as MRGRVLALDLGDARIGLALSDELGFTAQPAGNLARTGSREVVRAVAKLVAGHGVSRIVVGHPLHLSGEEGERARDARETARRLEASLSVPVELWDERLTTAEAERALIEGGVRRARRREVVDSLAAVLILQSWLSAHPLDGQPTEG
- a CDS encoding Maf family protein; translated protein: MPLFLASASPRRLALLLESGLDPVPCPTGVPEEPLPGESAEAHVLRLASAKGRHALARLAASRATGLVLAADTAVVLGGAILGKPADDADAAAMLRRLSGRAHEVLTGVFLARIGDARHAEAVESTRVTFRPFGESTVLWYVGTGEPRDKAGAYGIQGRGAALVLGIEGSWSNVVGLPLEILPRLYAAIGEPWPAAASPPRPE
- the gcvPB gene encoding aminomethyl-transferring glycine dehydrogenase subunit GcvPB; this translates as MDGTSETPAARARRSRDRSGLLFEEGGPGRIGIDLPPLDVPDAADPIEPGLLRERVDGMPELSEPEVVRHFTRLSMLNYAVDRGLYPLGSCTMKYNPKLNEWAARLPGFARVHPYAPEELAQGCLELMHELEGLLATITGMDAVTLQPAAGAHGELTGIMLVRACLGARGDPRKIILVPDSAHGTNPATASFSGYGVEEIPSNAKGCVDLEALRRRVDGTVAALMVTNPNTLGVFEEDLVEIARILHERGAMLYMDGANMNAMIGITRPGDAGVDVMHLNLHKTFSTPHGGGGPGAGAVAVKRHLEPYLPVPRVVKESGAYRLEHDRPHSIGRVRSFHGNFGMFVRAYAYIRALGARGLRETGLTAILNANYVRKGLLGVLTLPYASPSFHEVVFADHDLERETGVRTLDIAKRLMDYGFHPPTVYFPLIVHGAMMIEPTETESREELDAFVAAIKAIVEEARTDPELVKSAPHTTPLRRLDETAAARKPKLRWRP